The following coding sequences are from one Gimesia chilikensis window:
- a CDS encoding leucine-rich repeat domain-containing protein yields the protein MKWSQETFTSKLVWGLAFSLTILLVTGCGNKSDSNSKAATEFVLKLGGKVVPVHSDLPIETAADIPESGFAVREIDLTNAKLKNIDLQKLSDLPYLETLNLHGTNLTDKGLVLIQDLPRLKSLELSYTRVSDAEVSKLTRFPKLKKIFLYGTVIKPQTIDDLKSNLGGATVYK from the coding sequence ATGAAATGGTCACAAGAAACATTCACGAGCAAATTAGTGTGGGGACTGGCATTCAGTCTGACAATCCTGCTCGTCACCGGCTGTGGAAATAAAAGCGATTCCAACAGCAAAGCAGCCACAGAATTTGTACTGAAACTGGGAGGGAAAGTGGTACCAGTCCATAGTGATCTCCCCATTGAGACAGCCGCCGATATCCCCGAATCCGGTTTTGCCGTTCGGGAAATCGATCTGACAAATGCCAAGTTGAAAAATATCGACTTGCAGAAACTGTCAGATCTGCCCTACCTGGAAACATTGAACTTGCATGGCACCAATCTCACGGACAAGGGGCTGGTATTGATTCAGGATCTCCCCCGTCTGAAATCACTGGAACTGTCTTACACACGCGTGAGCGATGCTGAAGTCAGCAAACTCACCCGTTTTCCCAAGTTGAAGAAAATCTTCCTCTACGGAACCGTGATTAAGCCCCAGACCATCGATGATCTCAAATCCAATCTGGGTGGCGCGACGGTCTATAAATAA
- a CDS encoding peptide chain release factor family protein — MTSSSPELLADEIHPASLDQDLLLKDCQIQNVRRSGPGGQHRNKVETGVVIKHVPTGITAEASEKRQQGRNRSVALFRLRINLAIDCRLKHFGEAPSKLWQRRILNGTVKVNSEHDEFPALLAESLDVLTHFQFDPREASQFLGCTSSQLIKFLKKEPRAFAWLNSKRQAAGMHALK; from the coding sequence ATGACATCTTCTTCCCCTGAACTGCTGGCGGATGAGATCCACCCCGCCTCGTTGGATCAGGATCTCTTATTGAAAGATTGCCAGATTCAAAATGTGCGACGCTCCGGTCCGGGTGGCCAGCATCGCAACAAGGTTGAAACTGGAGTAGTAATCAAGCATGTGCCCACGGGCATCACCGCCGAAGCTTCAGAGAAGCGGCAACAGGGGCGGAACCGCTCGGTTGCCCTCTTTCGACTTCGCATCAATCTGGCGATTGATTGCCGGTTAAAGCACTTTGGAGAGGCTCCCTCCAAACTCTGGCAACGCCGGATTCTTAATGGGACTGTGAAAGTCAATTCCGAACATGATGAGTTCCCGGCTTTGCTGGCAGAGTCTCTCGATGTTTTGACGCACTTCCAGTTTGATCCCAGGGAAGCCAGTCAGTTTCTGGGGTGCACCTCTTCACAATTAATCAAGTTTCTAAAGAAGGAACCCCGGGCATTTGCCTGGTTGAATTCAAAACGTCAGGCTGCCGGAATGCATGCCTTAAAATAG